The Treponema phagedenis DNA segment TAAGTTTTGCATTTTATTATTTTAACCGTTTTAAAAACATCGAAAAACCGGTATTATCTCAGGACAAAAAAACGAAAACTTATTTTTGGAATTTATTTTGATTTACTGAAATTAAAAACAATTTACGGTAAATTCCGAGAACGGGATGCTAAAATTTGCCGCAAGCCTATACATTTAAACAATACTTTCCGCCGCCTACCGTTCTATAAATTAACTTGCGGTGATAGTAAATCGAAGTATTAATTCAGCATTCCTATGGTAAATTGCTCACTGTTGTCAAACCCACAGGTTTGGTTTTGCCATGGAAGTCAAAACTCCAATAGAAGTTTTTATGGATTTTGTGTATCCGTGTCTAGTTTAACTTGACAATTCAGGAAATTTTTTACGATTTGTATTATTAAAATTCGTGCTCTTGCGTGTATATACCTTGACGCTAATACTTATAGATGATAATATGCTGAATTATGGATAATTTTATCAGGTTTTTGCTTATATGCATTCCTATGATATATCTTCTTTTTACATTTTATATAGTTTCTATTCTTTTTAATAAAAAAATACGAAAAACCGTATCGGTTTTGCCGGTAGGAATACTTGTCTGCAGCGTCTTAAATATTTTTGCAGCGCTCATTGCTTTTTTTTCCCATAATATTCTTTTTTTAGTGTTGGGAGTGGCGGCAAGCGTTTTTATTCTTTTTATTTTTACCTTTCGTTTTAAGCAAATCCAAGTGCGGGAATTTGAACGGGAAGAACAAGCTACCCGAGAAGCGCAGGAAATGTTGGAAGGTAATAATGCTGCCGATGAGACATACCTAAGAGCAAAGGCTCTTTTTCCTGTCGGAAATAAATTTATTGCTCATGCAGCGGAAATGTTACGAGACAGAAAAGATGTTTCCGCTACTTTAGCCTTCATTAATCAAGTAATGATTGAGCAGATGTATGCGGACGGCGGAGTTATTCTTATTGCCGATGACTTTGAGGATTTTTTGGCGGTTAAAGCATTAGAAGGTAATTTTCCTCCCCCGTATAAGTTGCCCGATGATGTTCCGCATAAGATAGAGCGAGTCAGAACAAATTTTAAATACGCTGAATTTAAGCTTGAAAATTCAATTTTCGGAGAAGCTGCAACAAGCGGTGTTCCTATTTTAATACAAGACGGAACCCAAGATGAGCGAGTTTATAATAATGGTCCTGAGTCTTTTTTATTGCCGGGCAGTTATCTTATCCTTCCGATGATTTCAAAAGGAAACGTAACCGGTATTATCGGTTTGTCGCGCGATTCCGGAAATGTTCCTTTTACCGAAACCGATGTGGAAATTGCGGAAATGCTTGCTAATTATGTAACGGAAGCCTTAAACCTTATTGATGCTTTGCAGGAAGAAGCGGAGCTCACCGCCATTGAAAACGAAATGGCTAT contains these protein-coding regions:
- a CDS encoding PP2C family protein-serine/threonine phosphatase, with the translated sequence MDNFIRFLLICIPMIYLLFTFYIVSILFNKKIRKTVSVLPVGILVCSVLNIFAALIAFFSHNILFLVLGVAASVFILFIFTFRFKQIQVREFEREEQATREAQEMLEGNNAADETYLRAKALFPVGNKFIAHAAEMLRDRKDVSATLAFINQVMIEQMYADGGVILIADDFEDFLAVKALEGNFPPPYKLPDDVPHKIERVRTNFKYAEFKLENSIFGEAATSGVPILIQDGTQDERVYNNGPESFLLPGSYLILPMISKGNVTGIIGLSRDSGNVPFTETDVEIAEMLANYVTEALNLIDALQEEAELTAIENEMAMASKIQNILLPKKLVDTPSLSFGLYAKQAKGVCSDYYDVIRSQEDRSFIIVFDVAGKSIQAVIVMIMIRAIIYLLTSTKQSTLTLLDALNKGITGKISIDHYAGVSFLTYLHNEKAIEYASAGNQALLIWRNKTNKLEMITQATDPIGVSVKSIYTVKKLPFTENDIAILYTDGIIEALNSEGSQFSLQSVSNVIAKNKDLRAKEIAKKLNEQITQFMGKALPRDDQTFVVVKAKN